A single genomic interval of Vairimorpha necatrix chromosome 5, complete sequence harbors:
- a CDS encoding putative SP-containing membrane protein, which produces MVCKIFLYFLFGCSKITFFVNHKENNVCDGYVGFSKEVDEYDEVKIFLSNDLNILEIKIDSNSYVADIVTLVNEFGLPLIPIDMKEYEELRRLGSNIQDSELRGYFNDSVKYFKCSFNCDEYETCFLEYILYDAKTNTVSWAHSSPLFLDKNFISGNSCWQNKCDLKIDASSLDRIIEYLNKKCDLDTPNVLREIKNEKIKKKILLQDELINSSSIKSWGNMITELDIESNDENQQNNFQRTINDHNHNKTEKKNLNDSNVNMKTGNNNNNNKKKAEPSSNSGPNNNNSKTPDVPYGGALRYYHYVIMFLVAALSVCIYSKYKSN; this is translated from the coding sequence tGTGATGGATACGTTGGATTTTCAAAAGAAGTTGATGAATATGATGaagtcaaaatttttctctctaatgatttaaatattttggaaataaaaattgattCTAACTCATACGTTGCAGATATTGTAACATTAGTAAATGAATTTGGTTTACCTCTAATTCCTATAGACATGAAAGAATATGAAGAACTTCGAAGGTTAGGTTCAAATATACAAGACAGCGAACTGCGTGGTTATTTTAATGATagtgtaaaatattttaaatgtagTTTTAACTGTGATGAGTACGAAACctgttttttagaatatattttatatgatgCAAAAACCAACACTGTTTCATGGGCACATAGCTCTCCGTTGTTTCTTgataagaattttatttcagGAAATTCGTGCTGGCAAAACAAATgtgatttaaaaattgatgCATCAAGCCTAGATAGaattattgaatatttaaacaaaaaatgcGATTTAGACACTCCCAACGTTTTAagagaaataaagaatgagaaaatcaagaaaaaaatattgttacAAGATGAGTTGATAAATTCATCATCTATAAAGTCCTGGGGAAATATGATAACAGAGTTGGATATCGAGTCTAATGATGAAAATcaacaaaataattttcaacGTACAATTAATGATCATAATCATAataaaacagaaaaaaaaaatttaaacgaTTCAAATGTTAATATGAAAACTGGAAACAACAATAATAACAACAAGAAAAAAGCAGAACCTTCATCAAATAGTGGTCCAAATAACAATAATTCTAAAACCCCCGATGTCCCTTATGGAGGCGCATTGCGATATTACCACTACGTTATCATGTTTTTAGTAGCAGCACTTTCAGTATGTATTtattctaaatataaaagtaattaa